In Helianthus annuus cultivar XRQ/B chromosome 8, HanXRQr2.0-SUNRISE, whole genome shotgun sequence, a single genomic region encodes these proteins:
- the LOC110906927 gene encoding receptor-like protein kinase FERONIA has translation MSLVSERPCIEYSLVTIQSATDNFDESNLIGKGGFGKVYKGMLYTGWNTTTVAVKRLKPGSKQGVQQFHTEIKMLSMCRHSHLVTLLGYCKENEEMILVYEYMSCGNLADQLFNIPNSSLSWELRLNICIQAARALQYLHTGHSDTVIHLDVKCANILLDENMKAKISDLGLSTIIPANQREVLTTFVNGTRGYIDPHYRKSHKCSKETDVYAFGVVLLELLTGKHVTSGWVIPDPDVTDLATWIEQQISYGSLNQIIDRSIVHEIAPNCRNSFAKIISKSLQNDPSKRPLMSTVVAQLDGALAMQTGRNPSSSINEGVVYDHFNAVHTNTKSDEHFNPFSTHTNFDIDTLHEDVNIFGTISNSDDLNEYYNTFSTDTNPATSETRASFDKSERTSHSRTPTTESWMKSVQSRTSAFAMPSHSFITSPQDLLPKTVIGLLQKRGKWRPGR, from the exons ATGTCACTGGTTTCAGAAAGGCCCTGCATAGAATACTCCTTGGTTACAATACAAAGTGCTACCGATAATTTCGATGAGTCAAACCTCATCGGAAAAGGAGGTTTTGGAAAAGTATACAAGGGTATGCTTTATACCGGATGGAATACGACCACTGTGGCGGTGAAACGTTTGAAACCGGGATCAAAACAAGGTGTTCAACAGTTCCACACAGAAATCAAGATGCTTTCCATGTGCCGTCACTCTCACCTTGTGACCCTGTTGGGTTATTGCAAGGAGAATGAAGAGATGATCCTGGTGTATGAGTATATGTCTTGTGGTAACCTTGCTGATCAATTATTCAACATTCCCAACTCCAGTTTGAGTTGGGAGCTACGCCTTAACATATGTATTCAGGCCGCGCGTGCATTACAATATCTTCACACGGGACACTCGGATACGGTCATTCATCTTGATGTAAAGTGTGCCAACATTTTACTAGACGAGAATATGAAAGCCAAAATATCCGATTTGGGATTATCAACAATTATACCTGCGAACCAGCGTGAAGTGCTAACAACTTTTGTTAATGGTACTCGGGGATACATAGATCCTCATTACCGCAAATCCCACAAATGCTCAAAGGAAACAGATGTATATGCTTTTGGTGTGGTACTATTGGAACTGTTGACTGGGAAACATGTCACGAGTGGTTGGGTCATACCTGATCCGGATGTAACCGATCTGGCCACATGGATCGAACAACAGATAAGTTACGGATCACTTAATCAAATCATTGATCGAAGTATTGTGCATGAAATTGCTCCAAATTGTAGAAATAGTTTTGCAAAAATCATAagtaaatctttgcaaaatgatcCTAGCAAACGACCTTTGATGTCCACTGTCGTGGCCCAGCTTGATGGTGCATTGGCAATGCAAACAGGCAGAAATCCATCATCTTCAATAAATGAGGGTGTTGTTTATGACCACTTTAATGCAGTCCACACGAACACCAAATCCGATGAACACTTCAATCCGTTCAGCACGCACACCAATTTCGACATAGATACTCTTCATGAAGACGTCAATATATTCGGCACAATCAGCAATTCCGACGATCTTAATGAATACTATAACACATTCAGCACGGACACCAATCCCGCAACATCAGAGACTCGTGCCTCTTTCGATAAATCCGAACGAACAAGCCATTCACGGACTCCTACAACCGAGAGCTGGATGAAATCAGTCCAATCTAGAACAAGCGCAT TTGCCATGCCATCTCATTCGTTCATCACTAGTCCACAAGACTTATTACCAAAAACAGTTATCGGCTTGTTGCAGAAAAGAGGGAAGTGGCGGCCTGGACGTTAA
- the LOC110908645 gene encoding probable serine/threonine-protein kinase PIX13 yields MALIKESEHLRISLEDIKIGTKNFTTLIGKGGYGNVYKGELSLFGKLTTVAVKRLDVHISGQGFKEFLTEIHLLSRYKHPNLVSLLGFCHEGNEKILVYEHAEHGSLDKFLRKDATVCPLTCKQKIDICIDAACGLDYLHNHVAENYRIIHRDIKSANILLDHNWKAMISDLGLSTIGRANENDSFLVTNACGTPGYCDPIYRDTLVLTKESDVYSFGVVLFEVLCGRLCFMNVNDEHRFFATLVQSYYEKGKLHEIIDPDMKQQLDSSSLHKISEIAYQCLRNDREKRPSIGLVVKKLKEAMEVHHSNGVSGNLETNVSSNNGVATNSNVESSIDSEDSAIWSSMGISMAEYLDKARNIFGEPIRNKTVVQMGLTPTRENKAQVAYKMMNHGNKYDNALRFVKDLKKQWGNGISTLCLLYNATGETLTYATSRNWFGDIGPSPYPTIILNGQWGAYLHTKTPKIPSGSAAAVVYRGKYTDNAFCDRMITWSIPWQRFTQDNAAYCEINEVGHFDGAAWDAIYNKTPYAGRESSANWKDCYTRVSVESDTSPIYKAIFTRVDVVTSV; encoded by the exons ATGGCGTTAATTAAAGAGTCGGAGCACCTCCGTATATCACTTGAGGACATAAAAATAGGCACAAAAAACTTCACTACTCTTATTGGAAAAGGTGGATATGGAAACGTTTACAAAGGAGAACTCTCACTTTTTGGTAAACTTACTACTGTTGCTGTAAAGAGATTAGATGTTCACATTTCTGGTCAAGGATTTAAAGAGTTTTTAACCGAGATTCATTTGTTATCCCGATATAAACATCCAAACCTTGTCTCCCTTCTTGGCTTTTGCCACGAAGGAAACGAAAAGATACTTGTTTATGAGCACGCTGAGCATGGAAGTCTCGATAAGTTTTTACGTAAGGATGCAACTGTATGTCCCTTGACATGTAAGCAAAAGATTGATATATGCATTGACGCAGCTTGCGGTTTGGACTATCTTCACAACCATGTTGCTGAAAATTACAGGATTATCCATAGGGATATAAAAAGTGCAAATATTCTGTTAGACCACAACTGGAAAGCCATGATTTCTGATCTTGGACTTTCCACAATAGGCCGTGCAAACGAAAATGATTCTTTCCTCGTTACCAACGCTTGTGGCACACCTGGTTATTGTGATCCCATATATAGGGATACCCTGGTACTCACAAAAGAATCCGATGTTTATTCATTTGGCGTGGTATTGTTTGAAGTCTTATGCGGAAGGTTATGCTTTATGAATGTAAATGATGAACATAGATTTTTTGCCACTTTGGTCCAAAGCTACTATGAGAAGGGTAAATTACATGAGATTATTGATCCTGATATGAAGCAGCAATTGGACTCGagttccttgcataagatctcagAGATTGCGTATCAATGCTTGCGTAATGATCGAGAGAAACGACCCTCAATAGGTTTGGTGGTAAAGAAACTTAAGGAAGCAATGGAAGTGCAT CACTCTAATGGAGTTAGCGGCAATTTAGAGACCAACGTCTCATCTAACAATGGTGTCGCCACTAATTCTAATGTGGAATCCTCCATTGACTCTGAGGATTCAGCAATCTGGTCGAGCATGGGAATTTCCATGGCCGAATATTTAG ATAAAGCTCGCAACATATTTGGCGAACCAATCAGGAACAAAACAGTGGTGCAAATGGGGCTTACCCCAACCCGAGAAAACAAGGCACAGGTAGCctacaagatgatgaaccatggTAACAAATATGACAACGCTCTGCGCTTTGTGAAAGACCTAAAGAAACAATGGGGCAATGGGATTTCTACCCTTTGTCTACTTTACAATGCAACAGGTGAAACACTGACATACGCTACAAGCCGCAACTGGTTTGGTGATATTGGGCCATCACCATACCCGACAATCATTTTGAATGGACAATGGGGTGCGTATCTACACACTAAGACCCCAAAGATTCCAAGTGGATCTGCTGCAGCCGTAGTGTACCGTGGAAAATACACAGACAATGCTTTTTGTGACCGTATGATTACTTGGTCTATCCCATGGCAAAGATTCACCCAAGACAACGCG GCATATTGTGAGATCAATGAAGTGGGGCACTTTGATGGTGCTGCTTGGGATGCAATTTATAACAAAACACCATATGCAGGCCGAGAAAGCAGTGCAAATTGGAAGGATTGCTATACAAGAGTCAGCGTGGAAAGTGACACTTCACCTATATATAAAGCCATTTTCACACGAGTTGATGTTGTTACATCTGTCTAG